From Spirochaetales bacterium, a single genomic window includes:
- a CDS encoding CotH kinase family protein: MNNDDIPYQYSGFVCKRLMFILFIPIVVVCGSCLNAKEALVINEYMYDNTKTLSDEELSFPAWIELYNASGKPHNLKGFRLECPDTIGASWTFPDVTIRGREYLIVFLSGKARIVRNKKSKTTYVHTGFTVKGPETILRLSAPEGPAFDEIIVTDSEKDVSYERVGDGDGTRWSACEVPTPGFENSTAGYEQFIRKKEKFRPSVTISEVMASNRTTLIDDRGEFSDWIELHNSSDHYIYLKNYGLSDDIDSLSKWRFGDVALLPGQYLVVFASGAAGETGDRTFLHTNFKLNAGKESLFLSDPNGFIVDRISIKDLSDDMSCGRDETGWPGVSVYTAPTPGGKNSPGPLDGGETGNATGCYGLYISEVIPSGCDDKKDEDGEVSDIIEIHNKNSFSVNLRGYFLSDNPQHPNKWAFPEVMLQPDMYLFVFASGKNRHDRYLHTGFKLGSDEDELLFVHETAGIIDSIPILPGSFNMSYGRSTNDRKLVFFLNPTPGRPNSDGYSEVTGEVEFSLKGGFYSGPQHVAISGPPDHIYYTLDGSVPGRSSHRYTSPLLIDTTTILRARGFSEGCAPGKTATASFFFGTGHDLPVLSLVTDPSNLWDTRTGLLVKEHLGKRWERPVHIEFFETDGKTGFNLEAGMRLFGHSSRYLPQTPFYLLTRKRYGERTIRYRLFPDKDIRIFKSILLRNGGEDGVNSRIRDAVTSTLVRELGIDAQASRPVVLYINGGYWGQYFIRDKIDEYFLAYHHDIGNPSGIDLVEGRNRVIAGNADAYQSLFSYVASHNVRQRDVCDYIGSRIDFDNLITYEIAQIYFANTDMGNIRFWRERAPWGKWRWILFDTDWTFYVYERDSFSRNFDPAGRGYKNFFPTLFITTLLTNDGFTQRFKKRFNRLMKTTFSRDHVCSVIEAKAGAIESEMPAHCRRWNMSIDEWRKHVEYLKKFAAERPSYVYEHFRDYFNMTQKEFDDLSG; encoded by the coding sequence ATGAACAATGATGACATACCGTATCAGTATAGCGGTTTTGTATGTAAAAGACTGATGTTTATTTTGTTTATACCGATTGTCGTTGTATGCGGAAGCTGCCTCAATGCAAAGGAAGCCCTCGTCATTAATGAATACATGTATGACAATACAAAAACACTCTCCGATGAAGAACTCTCCTTTCCCGCTTGGATCGAATTGTACAATGCGTCAGGGAAACCGCATAACCTGAAAGGATTCAGACTCGAGTGCCCGGATACGATCGGTGCGTCCTGGACTTTTCCGGATGTCACCATCCGCGGCCGCGAGTACCTGATAGTTTTCCTTTCCGGCAAGGCACGCATCGTCCGTAATAAAAAGTCGAAGACGACATATGTTCATACCGGCTTTACCGTCAAAGGCCCTGAAACGATACTCCGTTTGTCGGCTCCGGAGGGACCTGCTTTCGATGAGATCATCGTCACGGATTCGGAAAAAGACGTTTCGTATGAAAGAGTGGGAGACGGCGACGGGACAAGGTGGTCCGCCTGCGAGGTACCCACTCCCGGATTCGAAAACAGCACGGCGGGATATGAGCAATTCATAAGGAAAAAAGAGAAATTCCGACCGTCCGTCACCATCAGTGAAGTCATGGCGTCAAACAGAACGACACTGATCGACGACCGTGGCGAGTTCTCCGACTGGATCGAACTCCACAACTCTTCCGATCATTACATTTACCTCAAGAATTACGGATTGTCGGATGACATTGATAGTCTCTCGAAATGGCGGTTCGGCGACGTCGCCCTTTTGCCGGGGCAGTACCTTGTCGTTTTCGCCTCCGGTGCGGCCGGAGAAACGGGAGACCGTACCTTCCTCCATACGAATTTCAAATTGAATGCCGGTAAGGAATCCCTTTTTCTCAGCGACCCCAACGGGTTTATCGTCGACAGAATTTCGATAAAAGACTTGAGTGATGACATGTCATGCGGGAGGGATGAGACCGGCTGGCCCGGGGTATCCGTCTACACGGCGCCGACCCCCGGCGGTAAAAACAGTCCCGGCCCGCTCGATGGCGGGGAAACCGGGAATGCGACCGGCTGTTACGGCCTCTACATCAGCGAGGTGATTCCCTCAGGATGCGACGATAAAAAGGACGAAGACGGGGAGGTTTCCGATATTATTGAAATTCATAATAAAAACTCATTTTCCGTTAATTTACGGGGATATTTTCTTTCCGACAATCCACAGCACCCGAATAAATGGGCCTTTCCGGAAGTGATGCTACAGCCTGACATGTATCTGTTCGTTTTTGCATCCGGCAAAAACAGGCACGACCGCTATCTTCATACGGGTTTCAAACTCGGTTCGGATGAGGATGAACTTCTGTTCGTTCATGAAACCGCCGGTATAATCGACTCGATTCCGATACTTCCCGGCAGTTTCAATATGTCCTACGGCAGATCGACGAACGACAGGAAGCTTGTTTTTTTTCTCAACCCGACTCCGGGCCGGCCCAATTCGGACGGCTACAGTGAGGTGACGGGGGAAGTGGAGTTCTCCCTGAAAGGGGGATTTTATTCAGGACCACAGCATGTGGCGATAAGCGGTCCACCGGACCACATCTACTACACACTCGACGGGTCCGTGCCGGGAAGATCGTCACATCGTTATACCTCACCGCTTTTAATCGATACGACCACAATCCTTCGCGCACGGGGCTTCAGTGAAGGGTGCGCACCCGGAAAGACGGCCACCGCTTCTTTTTTTTTCGGCACCGGTCATGATCTCCCCGTTCTGTCACTTGTCACCGATCCGTCCAACCTCTGGGACACGCGCACCGGGCTGCTCGTAAAGGAACACCTCGGGAAACGCTGGGAACGTCCCGTCCATATCGAGTTTTTCGAGACGGACGGGAAAACAGGATTCAACCTCGAGGCGGGAATGCGGCTTTTCGGCCATTCGAGCCGGTATTTGCCTCAGACCCCCTTTTACCTCCTGACCCGTAAACGATATGGAGAGCGGACGATTCGTTACAGATTATTTCCGGACAAGGATATCCGTATATTCAAATCGATATTGCTTCGTAATGGGGGCGAGGACGGCGTGAATTCGCGAATCAGGGACGCGGTGACCTCCACGCTTGTGCGCGAACTCGGGATCGACGCACAGGCAAGCCGCCCGGTGGTATTGTATATCAATGGCGGCTATTGGGGCCAGTACTTTATAAGGGATAAAATCGACGAATATTTTCTCGCCTATCACCATGATATCGGAAATCCCTCGGGGATCGATCTTGTCGAAGGGCGAAATCGGGTGATTGCGGGCAACGCCGATGCGTATCAAAGCCTCTTTTCCTATGTTGCCTCTCACAATGTGAGACAGCGGGATGTCTGCGATTATATCGGTTCACGCATCGATTTCGATAATCTTATCACTTATGAAATAGCCCAGATATATTTTGCCAATACCGATATGGGCAACATACGCTTCTGGCGCGAACGCGCGCCGTGGGGAAAATGGCGGTGGATCCTTTTCGATACCGACTGGACATTTTACGTGTATGAACGGGATTCGTTTTCCCGGAACTTCGATCCGGCCGGAAGGGGATATAAAAATTTTTTTCCGACTCTTTTTATTACGACCCTGTTAACAAACGACGGCTTCACACAGCGGTTCAAGAAGAGATTCAACCGTCTCATGAAAACCACGTTCTCCCGGGACCATGTTTGTTCGGTCATCGAGGCAAAGGCGGGTGCGATCGAGAGTGAAATGCCCGCGCATTGCAGGAGGTGGAACATGTCGATCGATGAATGGAGAAAACATGTCGAATACCTGAAAAAATTCGCCGCAGAGCGTCCGTCTTATGTGTATGAACATTTCAGGGATTATTTCAACATGACGCAAAAAGAGTTCGATGATCTGTCCGGCTGA
- a CDS encoding DEAD/DEAH box helicase family protein, with protein sequence MMRYPQVIKYVGKLIYERGLDYYNEKKILTFHREKNHIDARVFGSANNEYSVTVDLDENGDVKEAHCSCPYWQRCKHVAAVLIHAFSDNEGRPDEESPPPFPVVGAKTEKIIQLDYSKEPSRDLAHNLRQIEEKMSPGHSDDGKEWRLVFKIKKNPDASGQPVEWFITPGIRLLKKDGTPGNVYNYRKKKCITYSSIEEKLLQRLLNKPGYKDDFVHYLETLIDNDGIPLVVQHGYETHEIQRHVIKTTHLEFEIQEIQQLDAFFSPVLTFHYGDGMNRTVTPADGAVLNDGSVCAVLSYDGSLLYKKNNGIYAAIITHIFTFDKLYTPSDIASLGDFIKTKAPDDITVSFHSQQINLVSHTPKPVLEINPFLHNRMTIALLFDYAGNIIEYSKDDGFIIHKSRGKEITVLRKDRITERDIFERLKTFFREYAAGWQYPQHQGEIYLEIDISTFLSRFSEELIREGYMIRIGRGKILKRGGGTFRLDVSSGIDWFDISLLYTDEEGHSHTAVLDINDIKQGLVEAGGSYILLDADNMEKVKLLFRSCRLEKGILRSQKLNFSAIDILYEEIASSGDGTIEKFRTIYEKLKNITAIPDYRLPEQFRCTLRQYQRAGYNWLSFLEEVGINGCLADDMGLGKTVQTLALIMRLKEAENLGQCLIVVPVSTLANWESEIERFTPALSCIRHAGQGRATSIDDISGYDCVLVSYHTLRNDIEIFSEKTFHYLILDESQNIKNANTKTFKAVRSIKSDHRLSLTGTPVENNTLELWAQMEFLNPGILGSQKTFKNHYTVPIEEYRDRSASAELKKRIFPFILRRKKEDVVRELPEKEIIYRFLEMGTLQREAYCEVNTIYREKINAAIDRKGVKRSAIEIIEAMLRLRQISLFPFLVSEKYGNIESCKFEFFKEMIQEILTEDHKILVFSQFVQVLKQLEAYVSGSDIDYAYIDGSTKKRKKEIERFQKDPDVRVFLLSLKAGGLGINLTAADYVILFDPWWNPAIEQQAIDRTHRIGQTQKVIAYKLIVKGSIEEKVIELQRKKEKLIRSVIADDKSIFKSFNKEDIMMFFK encoded by the coding sequence ATGATGCGATACCCGCAGGTGATAAAATATGTCGGTAAACTCATCTATGAAAGGGGACTCGACTATTATAACGAAAAAAAAATATTGACATTTCACCGCGAGAAAAACCATATTGACGCTCGGGTTTTTGGATCGGCGAACAATGAATACTCGGTCACTGTCGATCTCGATGAGAACGGCGATGTAAAAGAGGCGCATTGCAGTTGTCCGTACTGGCAGCGGTGTAAACATGTCGCTGCGGTCTTGATTCACGCTTTCTCGGATAACGAAGGGCGGCCCGATGAAGAATCACCACCCCCGTTTCCGGTTGTCGGGGCGAAAACTGAAAAGATCATCCAGCTCGATTATTCTAAAGAACCTTCCCGGGACCTGGCGCATAACCTCCGTCAAATAGAAGAAAAAATGTCTCCCGGCCATTCCGATGACGGCAAAGAGTGGAGGCTTGTCTTCAAGATAAAAAAAAACCCGGACGCATCCGGTCAGCCGGTCGAATGGTTTATAACGCCCGGTATCCGGCTGCTTAAAAAAGACGGAACGCCGGGGAATGTTTACAATTACCGGAAAAAAAAATGCATCACGTATTCCTCCATTGAAGAAAAATTGCTTCAACGCCTTCTCAACAAACCGGGCTATAAAGACGATTTTGTCCATTATCTGGAAACCCTGATCGATAATGACGGAATACCGCTTGTCGTCCAGCACGGTTATGAAACGCATGAGATTCAACGGCACGTCATCAAAACGACACACCTCGAATTCGAAATACAGGAAATACAGCAATTGGATGCGTTTTTTTCTCCCGTATTGACATTTCATTACGGCGACGGGATGAACCGAACCGTCACTCCCGCGGACGGCGCGGTTCTGAACGACGGATCGGTTTGCGCGGTACTCTCATATGACGGATCATTGCTTTATAAAAAAAATAACGGAATATATGCCGCCATTATCACGCATATATTTACCTTTGACAAGCTCTATACGCCGTCGGATATCGCGTCATTAGGCGATTTTATAAAAACAAAAGCTCCGGATGACATCACCGTGAGTTTTCACTCTCAGCAGATTAATCTGGTAAGCCACACGCCGAAACCCGTCCTTGAAATAAATCCGTTTCTTCACAACAGGATGACAATCGCTCTCCTCTTCGATTATGCGGGAAATATTATCGAATACAGCAAGGACGACGGTTTTATCATACATAAAAGCAGGGGAAAGGAAATAACCGTATTAAGAAAAGACAGGATAACCGAACGTGATATTTTCGAACGTCTTAAAACTTTTTTCCGGGAATACGCAGCGGGCTGGCAATATCCGCAACATCAGGGAGAAATATACCTTGAAATCGATATTTCGACCTTTCTTTCACGGTTCAGTGAGGAACTTATCCGGGAAGGATATATGATACGGATCGGCAGGGGGAAAATTTTAAAACGCGGCGGAGGAACATTCCGCCTTGACGTTTCATCCGGAATCGACTGGTTTGATATCTCCCTTCTATATACCGACGAAGAAGGACATTCCCACACGGCCGTTCTGGATATCAACGACATCAAACAGGGGCTTGTGGAAGCGGGCGGATCATATATTCTTCTCGATGCGGACAATATGGAAAAAGTGAAACTGCTTTTTCGTTCGTGTCGTCTCGAAAAGGGAATACTCCGCTCCCAAAAGCTCAACTTTTCGGCGATCGATATTCTTTACGAAGAGATCGCTTCCAGTGGTGACGGTACCATCGAGAAGTTCAGGACAATTTACGAAAAACTGAAGAACATTACGGCAATCCCCGATTACCGGTTGCCTGAACAATTTCGATGCACCCTCAGGCAGTATCAGCGTGCGGGGTATAACTGGCTTTCCTTTCTTGAAGAAGTCGGCATCAACGGCTGCCTGGCGGATGATATGGGACTCGGAAAAACGGTACAGACCCTCGCACTCATCATGCGGCTCAAAGAAGCGGAAAACCTCGGGCAGTGCCTTATCGTCGTTCCCGTGTCCACCCTCGCAAACTGGGAAAGTGAAATCGAACGATTCACCCCGGCGCTTTCCTGCATAAGACATGCGGGCCAGGGGAGGGCAACCTCGATCGACGATATTTCCGGTTATGATTGCGTCCTGGTGAGCTACCATACCCTGCGGAACGATATCGAGATTTTCTCAGAGAAGACCTTTCACTACCTGATTCTCGATGAATCGCAGAATATCAAAAACGCGAATACAAAGACATTCAAAGCAGTACGGTCGATCAAGTCGGATCACCGGCTTTCACTGACAGGGACCCCCGTTGAGAACAACACACTCGAACTCTGGGCTCAAATGGAATTCCTCAATCCGGGTATTCTGGGATCACAGAAGACATTCAAAAATCATTATACGGTACCGATTGAAGAGTACCGGGACCGTTCCGCTTCCGCGGAACTCAAAAAACGGATATTCCCTTTTATATTACGCAGAAAGAAGGAAGATGTCGTCCGCGAACTCCCGGAAAAGGAGATTATTTACCGTTTCCTTGAAATGGGAACATTACAGCGGGAGGCATATTGTGAAGTGAATACCATATACAGGGAAAAGATAAATGCCGCGATTGATCGCAAAGGGGTAAAACGATCCGCGATTGAAATAATCGAAGCAATGCTCCGCCTGAGACAGATATCCCTTTTTCCTTTTTTGGTTTCTGAAAAGTACGGCAATATCGAATCATGCAAGTTCGAGTTTTTCAAGGAAATGATTCAGGAAATACTCACGGAAGATCATAAAATACTTGTATTCTCTCAATTCGTTCAGGTACTTAAACAACTCGAAGCATATGTATCGGGAAGCGATATCGATTACGCATACATCGACGGTTCGACGAAGAAAAGAAAAAAAGAAATCGAACGGTTTCAGAAGGACCCGGATGTCAGGGTTTTTCTCCTGAGTCTGAAAGCGGGCGGACTCGGGATCAATCTTACCGCGGCCGATTATGTCATTCTTTTCGATCCGTGGTGGAATCCGGCGATCGAGCAACAGGCGATCGACCGCACGCACAGAATCGGACAGACGCAGAAGGTGATCGCGTATAAACTGATCGTCAAAGGCTCGATCGAGGAAAAGGTGATCGAACTTCAGCGCAAAAAGGAAAAACTCATCCGTTCGGTAATAGCGGACGATAAATCGATCTTCAAATCATTCAACAAAGAAGATATCATGATGTTTTTCAAGTGA
- a CDS encoding zinc ribbon domain-containing protein: MKSRFLCEGCGMQVPFDAASCPYCHKEFKAVRCPVCGLVGRPEQFLSGCPSCGYLMSNELSLPPSRRKKKKKRMKYTFERKKKRRSAVPLIVYRFAGVVIFILLVIIVFLYIRSLA; this comes from the coding sequence ATGAAATCGAGGTTTTTATGTGAAGGATGCGGAATGCAGGTCCCTTTCGATGCGGCATCCTGCCCTTATTGTCATAAGGAGTTCAAGGCGGTCAGATGTCCCGTCTGCGGCCTGGTCGGCCGTCCGGAGCAGTTTCTTTCAGGTTGTCCTTCCTGCGGATATCTCATGTCAAATGAATTGTCTTTACCACCGTCCCGCAGGAAAAAAAAGAAAAAACGCATGAAATATACGTTCGAAAGAAAAAAAAAGCGGCGATCTGCCGTGCCTCTGATCGTTTATCGGTTCGCAGGCGTCGTCATTTTTATTCTGCTCGTTATCATCGTTTTTCTGTATATACGGTCTTTGGCATGA
- a CDS encoding SpoIIE family protein phosphatase: MKCKHLAFFCTIFMLLFSLTAFAQSINWETPRILVQSGARFVNAVSGGDMIALMWQEFDENNTGSGGKIYLSLWTTTDTVTWKKNERFAGPFTFSDKETQIYSLVVDRFGNIYCAVVSGERKTTLYYSDDGGSNFVATEITAGRATVSPRLFLRDNGEFFLFLTYETKDNLSLYYIIADRSIFFTPSHSKEFRPFLSNENLGFNFLPHHCHYRGLDYIAFQASDRGTAYQIYIKISDDGGITWSDAKQITTFTERWREKEQAPIDFKNQRPYIKAMGDSLFLTWERQFTGEVGQVSQIYYAELREDGGIKTWERVTNTSYASIFPQIIHYNNMNYLIWFDNPGKDHIRIAHRGTYEWETKDLTPRIDGDSRFPQPVQIRDNLYIFWETVQGTKSLLYILEPDQSVRPPDVYPLNFSPGKPSQRSTVAIRWTVPEDPSGIASFLYAWTQSRIVRDELMQEVYRTETSGNFEATKDGVWYFHIKAGDLAGNWSDMVTVSFIRDTTPPGKVSFKPLKTDERGFLTSNSFSIDWNPPPDGDVAGYAYVFEKISGNSDLPLDRVPPDAIRDPPSSIMLFATEKSYNNRDNGVWGFSVRAIDRAGNAGEPAVLFFRLNKYIPVTIVSNVFSRQNSNNETVLSIEGRGFLTDGVIEEIHLDKDGNAPYDYSYEYNEADYSIKNDRFIDELKPDIEEKALFRLLLIHKKRGRYIYPYQLEIEPGGTVKARPPDTVREEWQDVATPLLSLSMNEAVIWLIVLFLSIVSITSLTKLAGVVREGQIIQAEVLAIMKGKEPEDKKKTGIRKLRTKGVGLRIKFTLLITSLILIIILMLSITLSYYMIETQGKNLAEGLEKQVKVLIGSLASGAEKYLPLQNALELDALVDQTDAMEEARHATITGISRRGSEEPSMEEFVWATNNEEGIDAIIDTQEYRVGESVIEDEVSPLVPDIAKEINRKASEQVGELVEEINELIKDYAVYALRKDQQAIQEAARIDEARKEKSNLVTQILHGVSNSYEGSVPPFDVKNLKESYVFYKPVVYRGRDIFFRGMVRVEVSTENILETISQSRTELIRRIIIISLIAIALGIAGAILLASITILPIKKLARGVAIIRDTEDKTALKDHIIEIRQKDEIQMLAETINQMTQGLVKAAIANKDLTVGKEVQKMFIPLERDENGKKGSTGEDTNKFIEIFGYYEGAKGVSGDYFDFVRLDDAHYAIIKCDVAGKGVPAALIMVEVATIFIDYFHGWKASSSGVNTEELVYKINDLVEERGFKGRFAALIVAIIDIKKGIAYCCNAGDNILHSYSAQKDDMVQIQLPQAPAAGVFPSDLVQMQTSFKQVPVGMKQDDILFLFSDGFDEAKRLFRNRNFEPVKCDEPSIRDNEPHLGTHNKGDDGEEFGIERLYGVIDAVIHGKQYRLIKHHNPVQDEELVFDFYAADRNIRNIIMAMVSVEKIYRTYKNPKAGPEDKILVDRKVDAFLQEHFLQYGEYFRHRIELSDNPAYVAFSHINEDEQYDDLTILGVRKK; encoded by the coding sequence ATGAAGTGTAAACACCTGGCCTTTTTCTGTACCATCTTTATGCTCCTCTTTTCCCTCACCGCCTTTGCGCAAAGTATAAATTGGGAGACCCCGCGCATACTGGTACAATCCGGCGCGCGGTTTGTCAATGCGGTGTCGGGGGGAGATATGATCGCCCTGATGTGGCAGGAGTTTGACGAGAACAACACGGGAAGCGGGGGGAAAATCTACCTTTCTCTCTGGACGACAACCGATACCGTGACATGGAAAAAGAATGAACGTTTTGCCGGACCTTTTACCTTTTCGGACAAGGAAACCCAGATATATTCGCTGGTGGTCGACCGCTTCGGTAACATTTATTGCGCCGTCGTCAGCGGAGAAAGGAAGACGACACTCTATTATTCGGACGACGGCGGAAGCAATTTTGTCGCGACGGAAATTACCGCCGGGCGGGCGACCGTCTCACCGCGGCTTTTCTTACGGGATAATGGCGAGTTTTTCCTTTTTCTTACCTATGAAACGAAAGATAATCTTTCACTCTATTATATTATCGCCGATCGATCGATCTTTTTCACCCCGTCGCATTCGAAAGAGTTCAGGCCGTTTCTTTCGAACGAAAACCTCGGATTCAATTTTCTTCCCCATCACTGTCATTATCGGGGTCTGGATTATATCGCCTTTCAGGCAAGCGACAGAGGGACCGCATACCAGATTTATATTAAAATCAGTGATGACGGCGGCATCACCTGGAGCGATGCGAAACAGATAACGACCTTTACCGAACGCTGGAGAGAAAAAGAACAGGCACCGATTGATTTTAAAAACCAGCGGCCGTATATAAAAGCAATGGGAGACTCGCTTTTTCTGACCTGGGAACGTCAATTCACCGGAGAAGTCGGTCAGGTATCCCAGATATATTATGCCGAACTGAGGGAAGACGGCGGAATAAAAACATGGGAGAGGGTGACGAATACTTCATATGCCTCCATATTTCCCCAGATCATTCACTACAATAACATGAATTATCTCATATGGTTCGATAATCCCGGAAAGGACCATATACGTATCGCCCACCGCGGAACATATGAATGGGAAACGAAAGATCTTACGCCGCGGATCGATGGGGATTCCCGGTTTCCCCAGCCCGTGCAGATCCGTGATAATCTCTATATCTTCTGGGAGACTGTCCAGGGAACGAAATCGCTTCTCTATATTCTCGAACCGGATCAAAGTGTACGGCCGCCGGATGTATATCCACTCAATTTTTCACCGGGAAAACCCTCACAGAGATCGACGGTGGCGATACGCTGGACCGTCCCCGAGGATCCTTCCGGAATCGCCAGTTTTCTTTATGCATGGACTCAGTCGCGGATTGTTCGTGATGAGCTGATGCAGGAAGTCTACAGGACGGAGACCTCCGGCAATTTTGAAGCGACAAAAGACGGGGTCTGGTATTTCCATATCAAGGCGGGGGATCTGGCGGGAAACTGGTCGGATATGGTGACCGTCAGCTTCATCCGTGACACGACACCCCCGGGAAAGGTTTCCTTTAAACCACTCAAGACCGATGAACGGGGATTTCTTACCTCGAATTCATTTTCCATTGACTGGAATCCCCCCCCGGACGGCGACGTTGCCGGGTACGCGTATGTATTTGAAAAGATAAGCGGAAACAGCGATCTTCCACTCGATCGTGTTCCTCCGGACGCTATCAGGGATCCTCCATCATCGATTATGTTGTTTGCGACGGAAAAATCCTATAATAACCGGGATAACGGTGTGTGGGGTTTTTCCGTGCGTGCGATCGACCGGGCGGGTAATGCCGGAGAACCGGCTGTTTTATTTTTCAGATTGAATAAATATATACCGGTCACTATCGTTTCAAACGTTTTTTCACGTCAGAACTCAAACAATGAAACGGTTCTTTCCATTGAAGGCCGCGGTTTTCTCACCGACGGGGTGATTGAGGAGATTCATCTCGATAAAGACGGAAATGCTCCCTACGATTATTCATACGAATATAATGAAGCGGATTACTCGATAAAAAATGACCGATTTATCGACGAGTTGAAACCGGACATCGAAGAGAAGGCCTTGTTCCGGCTTCTCCTTATTCACAAAAAAAGGGGACGGTATATCTACCCGTATCAACTGGAGATTGAACCGGGGGGAACGGTCAAGGCCCGCCCCCCGGATACGGTTCGAGAGGAATGGCAGGATGTTGCCACACCGCTTTTAAGCCTGAGTATGAACGAAGCGGTTATCTGGCTGATTGTCCTTTTTCTTTCCATCGTATCCATCACATCTCTCACAAAACTTGCCGGGGTTGTCCGGGAAGGCCAGATTATTCAGGCGGAGGTTTTAGCCATTATGAAAGGAAAAGAACCCGAGGATAAAAAAAAGACAGGCATCAGGAAGCTTCGAACCAAAGGTGTCGGTTTGAGGATCAAGTTTACTCTTCTTATCACCTCGCTTATCCTCATTATCATTCTCATGCTTTCAATCACATTAAGTTATTACATGATCGAAACACAGGGAAAGAATCTTGCGGAGGGGTTGGAGAAACAGGTGAAAGTACTTATAGGAAGTCTTGCCTCCGGAGCCGAAAAATATCTTCCTCTTCAGAATGCGCTTGAACTCGACGCCCTGGTCGATCAGACTGACGCCATGGAAGAGGCACGTCATGCGACGATTACCGGAATCAGCAGGCGCGGTTCCGAGGAGCCCTCCATGGAAGAATTTGTGTGGGCGACGAATAATGAAGAAGGAATTGATGCGATCATCGATACGCAGGAGTACAGGGTCGGCGAATCAGTTATTGAAGACGAGGTATCACCCCTTGTCCCCGATATCGCGAAAGAGATCAACAGGAAAGCTTCGGAGCAGGTCGGAGAACTCGTCGAAGAAATCAACGAACTGATCAAGGATTACGCGGTCTACGCTTTACGAAAAGACCAGCAGGCGATTCAGGAAGCGGCAAGAATCGACGAAGCGCGAAAGGAAAAAAGCAATCTTGTTACGCAAATACTTCACGGCGTCAGTAATTCCTATGAGGGGAGTGTCCCGCCGTTTGACGTCAAAAATTTAAAAGAATCATATGTATTCTACAAACCGGTTGTCTACCGGGGCAGGGATATATTCTTCCGCGGTATGGTGAGGGTGGAGGTTTCTACGGAAAATATTCTCGAAACCATTTCCCAATCGAGAACCGAACTAATACGCCGGATCATCATCATCTCCCTGATAGCTATCGCGCTTGGTATCGCGGGGGCGATCCTGCTTGCATCGATTACGATCCTGCCGATCAAGAAGCTGGCACGGGGCGTTGCAATCATCCGTGATACCGAGGATAAAACAGCACTCAAGGATCATATCATCGAAATACGTCAGAAAGACGAGATACAGATGCTTGCAGAAACAATCAATCAGATGACCCAGGGTCTCGTCAAGGCGGCGATCGCAAATAAGGACCTTACCGTCGGTAAGGAGGTTCAGAAGATGTTCATCCCGCTCGAACGCGATGAAAACGGTAAAAAAGGCTCGACCGGCGAAGATACGAATAAGTTCATCGAGATTTTCGGTTATTATGAAGGGGCGAAGGGGGTTTCCGGAGATTATTTTGATTTTGTCAGACTGGACGACGCTCATTATGCGATTATCAAGTGTGACGTGGCGGGGAAAGGGGTGCCCGCCGCCCTTATCATGGTTGAGGTCGCCACGATCTTTATCGATTATTTTCACGGCTGGAAGGCTTCCTCATCCGGCGTCAACACGGAAGAGCTTGTTTATAAAATCAACGACCTCGTCGAGGAACGGGGATTCAAGGGAAGGTTTGCCGCCCTCATCGTCGCCATCATCGATATCAAAAAAGGAATCGCCTATTGTTGTAATGCAGGTGATAATATCCTTCACTCCTACAGCGCTCAGAAAGACGATATGGTTCAGATCCAGCTGCCGCAGGCGCCTGCGGCCGGTGTTTTCCCTTCGGATCTCGTACAGATGCAGACGAGTTTCAAACAGGTCCCGGTCGGCATGAAGCAGGATGATATTCTCTTTCTTTTCAGTGACGGTTTTGACGAGGCAAAGAGACTTTTCAGGAATCGGAATTTCGAGCCCGTCAAATGCGACGAGCCATCGATTCGTGACAATGAACCGCATTTGGGAACGCATAATAAAGGGGATGACGGAGAAGAGTTCGGAATCGAAAGGCTATACGGAGTCATCGACGCGGTCATTCACGGCAAACAATACCGGCTAATCAAACATCATAATCCCGTTCAGGATGAAGAGCTTGTTTTCGATTTTTATGCCGCCGACAGGAATATCAGGAACATAATCATGGCCATGGTTTCCGTTGAAAAAATATATCGGACATATAAAAATCCGAAAGCCGGTCCCGAAGATAAAATTCTCGTGGACAGAAAAGTCGACGCCTTTCTCCAGGAACATTTTCTGCAGTACGGTGAATATTTCCGGCATCGAATCGAATTGTCCGACAATCCTGCATATGTGGCTTTTTCACATATCAATGAAGACGAGCAGTATGACGACCTCACGATCCTCGGCGTACGGAAAAAGTAA